GGTAATAGCTCGTCCGCATGAGCCGGCCGGAGAGGGCCAGCTCCTGCCGCTTCAGCACGTTCCCGGTGGCGGCGTCGATCCAGAGCCGGATGCGGGGAAAGGCGACGTCCACGCCCGGCCGAACGTCGAGCAGGAGCTTGTGCGCCGTGTACGCGCCCAGCTTCTCGTCGCCCTCCCACTTCGCGGTGTACTCCTCCGCCAGGCGCGACTCGTCGAGGTCGCCGCGCCGCGTGTCGGTGCCGCCGATGCGCTCGCGCTCGGTGCGCCGCTCCCATCGGCCGGTGGCGGGGTCGTACAACCAGAGGTTCTTGTCGAGGCGCAGGTACCCCTTCCCCGCCTCGCTCTTCGGACGCGTGAAGAGGAGCATGAGCTTCTCCTCCGCTTCGCGCCGGTAGACTACGAGATCGTAGACGACGTCCGTCTTGTCCTTCTCCTTCGCCTCCATGTAGCAGAGCGCCTTGTAGTCGCCCGAGCTGTGCTGCCGCTGGTCGACGAGCTTCACCAGCGCGTCGGTCTCCGGCTGGGTGAGGGCGGCGGCCGGCAGGCCCAGGGCCAGGGCGAGCGTGGCGGCGGCGGCGCGGAGGGTGCTGGGCGTCATGGCGTGCTCATCCGATGTGGTGCATGGCGGTGACCGGCCGGAGCCGCGCCGCGTGGAAGGCGGGGAGGAGCGCGGCGAGCGTGGTCACCGCTGCCACGAAGAGGACGTCCTCCAGCACGGCCTTCGCCTGGACCGCCAGGGTGAGGTGCTGCTGCATGAGGAACATCTGGACGCTCTCCGGCACCGCCAGGTGCGCCGCGTCCACGGCCGCGCAGAGCGCGACGCCGGCGACCGCCCCCGCCACCGTGCCGCAGAGCCCGAGCAGCGCCGCCTCCAGCAGGAAGAGCCACAGCACCTTCCGGCGCTGCATCCCGATGGCGCGCAGGGTCCCGATCTCGCGGGTCCGCTCGCGGATGGCGATGGCGAGCGTGTTGAGGATGCCGACCACCACGATGACGAGCAGGATGAAGATGAGCACCCCGGTGAGGCCCAGGATGGCCTTCAGGATCCAGGAGAGGAAGGTCATCTCGTCCTCCCAGGTCGTGACGTCGAGCTTCTGCCCGGTCCAGTCCTCGGCGTTGACCTTGGCGAACAGCTTCTCCCAGTAAGGGCGCGGGTCGGGGTCCATGACCCGGTAGCCGGCCTGGGCGAGGCCGCTGCGCAGCCGCGCCGCCACCTGCGAGTCCCGGGCCGGCTCCTTGAGGTAGAGATGGATGGCGCCGGTCGTGGTGTCGTTGAGCTGGTACAGCCGCCGCAGGGTCTCGGCCGGCATGAAGGCGCTGAACGAGGAGAGGATGCCGATGTTCCGCGCGACGGCCGCCACCCGCAGGTCGGCCGTGTTGTTGACGCCGCGCGCGGTCGGGGCCGAGAGCGTCACGACGTCGCCCACCTGAACCTCCAGCTTCCGCGCCTGGTCCTCGAAGAGCAAGAGCGTGTTCGGCTGCGCCAGCTCGCCCAGGTCCCCCTCCTTCACCTGGATCATCCGGCGAAAGGCGACCTCCTGGGCGATGTCGACCCCGCCCAGGACGAGGTCCATCGAGGCGCGTTCGGACACGCCCTTCGCCCAGCCGCGCACGCGCACCGTGAAGTAGTCGAGCTCCGGCACCAGCCGGCGCGTGTCCGCCAGCACTCGGGGGTAGTCGCTGACGAGCGGGGCCGAGGTGCCGGAGGTGACCTTGTAGAAGCCGCCCACGTTGACGTGGCCGGTCATGAGAGTGGTGGCCGACTCGAGCATGGCCGAGCGCATCCCCTGCGTGAGCCCGCCCATCACGACCAGCAGGAGCGTGACGGTCGCGATGGCGCCGCCGAGCAGGAGGTTGCGCTTCGTGTGCTTGAGGAGGTTGCGGCCGGCGATCTGGAGGTCGACGAGGATCATGGGCTAGTCGTCCGACTGCATCGCCTCGAGCGGCGTGACGCGGGTGGCGATGAGCGCTGGGTAGATGCCGGAGAGGACGCTCACCACCATCACGATGAGGAGCGAGACGGCCAGGCTGGCGGTGCCGAGGGTGGGGACGAGGCTCGGGCCCGAGTAGAAGAAGTACAGCTGATCGTTCGTGGCCGGGATGCCACCGCGCGCCCGGATGAGCCACACCACCGCCGCCCCCAGGGCGGCGCCGGCCGCCCCGAAGGCGAGGCCGACCACCGTCGTCTCGAGCAGCAGCATGGACAGCACGAACCGCTTCTGCGCGCCGATGGCGCGGATGGTCCCGATCTCCTTCACCCGCTGCAGGGTGGCCATCACCATAGCGTTGTTGATGACGACGAGCGCGACCGCGAAGATGATGAAGACGGCGGTGTAGAGGATGATGCGCGCCAGCGAGACGAACTGGCCCACCATGCCAGACGCCTGCTGCCAGTCCACCACCTTCATCTTCATGCCCGCCGCGCCCAGGGCGGCCTTCACCTCGCGCATCGTCTCGCGCAGCCGGCCCGGATCGCGCAGGGTCACCGCGGCGTTGAGCGCCACCCCTGCGTCGATCTCGGCCTGCGTGTAGACGCGGCCGAAGAGCTCGTCGTCGACCTGCTTCTTGGCCACGCCCGCCAGCTCCGGATCCTCGATGCGGACCGCCTGCGCCTGCTCGGCCTCCGCCGGCGCGGCTCCGAAGAGCTCCGCCTCGGCGGCGTCGCGCGAGATGTCGCGGGCCCCCACGCCCTGCTTGATGGCGCGGATCTCGGCCGCCTTCTCGGCGGTCACGTAGCCGTACAGGTCACGCCAGGAGACGAGGTCCATGAGGCTCATGATCCCGGCCAGCGCCGACTTCTCCAGCCCGCGGAACTCGGCGAAGCCGTAGACCTTCACGTTGACCGAGCTCATGTAGCCCGACTTGGACGGCGCCTTGATGGTGATGGTGTCGCCCACCCGCACCATGTAGAGCTGCAGCAAGGGCGCCAGCCGGTCGTAGAAGATGGCGTAGCGCGCGTCGAAGTTGGCGTCGTCGGTCGTGAAGAGCTCGACCAGCAGGTCGTGCAGGTCGGTCTTCGAGGAGCCGAGCGCCTGCCGGAGGCGGGCCGCCGCCTCTTCGGCCTGCATGGGATCGAGCTGGAGCAGGATGTCGCGCGTCGCGGTCTGGTTCTCCTTCACCCAGCGCTGAAGCTCCTCGTCCCGGGCGATGCGTCCGTGCTGTACGTGCAGCGCGTCCCGGATCTTGTCGAGCCGGCGCGCCGTCTTGAGCTTGAGCCAGTCCTCCGCGTAGAGCTTGCCGAGGAGGATGCCGCGCTGCCCCTTCGGCACCGGCGTGCCCTCCACGATCCGCATCCGGTCGAACGCCTGCTGGTAGGCGTCGAGATCGGTGCCGGCGTAGCGGATGAACGTGAAGCCGCCCGAGAGCGACTGCGGGGCGATGCGGTTCTCGAGGAACTCGAGGGCCGCCAGCGGGTCGGCGTCGAAGCCGGCCCAGAACCGGTCGTCCACCGCGCGGGCCAGGTCCTCGGTGTCGCGGGCGCGCTCCTTGATGAGCTTCTCGTCGGCGATGGCGCGCGCCTGTCGCAGCTCCTGCTGCAGCAGCGTCGCCATGCGGCGCACGTGCGCCTTGTGCGCCTCGTACCGCGCGGCGAGCTCCGGGGTCGCCTCGCCGGCCATCCGCCGGCGCACGTCGCCGCGCAGCTTCTCCAGCGCCACGTCGAACTCGTTCCCGGAGGAGATCATGGCCTGGTCGATCCCCATGGGCACGACGCTCTTCACGTTGGGGACCTTCTCCAGCACCGCCTTGAGCGCCGCGAAGTCCTGGATCGGCTCCAGCTGCGACTCGCCCATCATCCCGCCGTAGAGCGCCAGCTCGTCCTTGGAGCGTGCGTCGTAGACCTGGAGCTGGCCGGCCAGGCTGCCCTGGATGCTGCCGCGCATGCCTCGGTCGATGGTGTCGAGGAGCGAGCTCCCCACCACCACCAGCAAGGCCCCGAAGAGGATGATGCCGCCGACGATGAACGTCTTCGCGCGCGAGGCGAAGAGGTTGCGGAAGGCGATCTGGACCAGCACGCCCGCCGCGCCGGCGCGGGAGCGCATCTCACCGCCCCCCGGCGGCCGCGGCCGCGCCGTCTTCGCGGCCCGCCACCTGCCCGTCGGCGATGCGGACGATGGCGGTCGCGTGCGCCATCACCTTCGGGTCGTGGGTGGAGAAGACGAAGGTGGTCCCGTCCCTCCGGTTCATGTCCTTCATGAGGTCGATGATGGTCCCCCCGGTGGCCGAGTCGAGGTTGGCGGTGGGCTCGTCGGCCAGCACGAGCGGTGGCCGCGTCACCAGCGCCCGTGCCACCGCCACGCGCTGGCGCTGGCCGCCCGACAGCTCGCTCGGGCGGTGCAGCACGTGCTCCGAGAGCCCGACCGCCTCGAGCAGGGCGCGGACTCGCGCGTCGCGCTCCCGGCGCGACAGTCCGCCCTGGAGCAAGAGCGGGAACTCGACGTTCTGGAACACCGACAGCACCTGCACCAGGTTGAAGGTCTGGAAGATGAAGCCGATGCGGTGCAGGCGCAGGTCGGTGAGGGCGCGCTCGGAGAGGTCCTTCGTGTCCTTCCCGTCGACGAGGACGCGCCCGGCGGTGGGCACGTCGACGCAGCCGATGAGGTTGAGGAGCGTGGTCTTGCCGCTGCCCGACGGGCCGGCGATGGAGAGGAACTCGCCGGCGTCGATGCTGAGCGACACGCCGCGCAGCGCCGGCACCTCGGTCTTTCCGAGCTTGTAGATCTTGGAAACGTCCTCCACCGCGACGATGGGCGCCATGAGCCGAGCCTACCCGTCCTGGCGCGCCAGCGCGACCGCGAATCCGCCCGGCTCCTCCTCCACCGCGTGCACCAGCCAGGGGCGGCAGCAGACCGGGCAGTCCTCCACGTAGGACTGCGCAGGACCGCCGCCGGGGTCGACGAAGATCGTCACCCACTCGCCGCAGTACGGACACTGGACCTCGGCATCCACGCAGCGCTCCCTTATAGTTCGGAGGTGGCGAAGAAGCAGCGAGACGAGCCGTTCCACGCGCCCTTCGCGAAGCTGAAGGCGCGCGCGGCCCCGGCGCCCGCGCGCGCCGCCCGGCCGGCGCCTCCCCCGCCCCCGCCGTCCGCGCCGCCGCGCGAGGCGTCCGACGACGAGCTGTGGTCGCGGGCGGTGGCCGGGGTCGAGCGCCTCGCCGCCGGGCCCGCGCTCGCCGCGCCGCGGGTGCCGGCGCCGCCGGCCCAGAAGTTCTGGCACCCGGATCTCGACGCCCTGCGCGAGCTCGAGGCGCTCGTCTCGGGCGACGCGCCCTTCGACCTCGCCGACACCGACGAGTTCATCGAGGGCCGGGTGCCCGGGCTCGACCCCGCCATCGTCCGCCGGCTGCGCCGCGGCGAGTTCGCGGTGCAGGGGCACCTCGACCTGCACGGCCTGACGCGGGAGGAGGCCAAGGCGGCGGTGGACGGCTACCTCAAGCAGGCGCGCAGCGCCGGCAAGCGCTGCGTGCTCCTCGTCCACGGCCGCGGGCTGCACTCGAAGGACCAGGTCCCCATCCTGAAGGAGGCCGTGAAGACCTGGTTCGCGACCGCCCGCTTCGGCCGCCACGTGCTGGCCTTCGCCAGCGCGCGGCCGGTGGACGGCGGCGCGGGCGCGCTCTACGTGCTGCTCCGGCGCGCCGGGCGGTGACCCCTGACGCACGAGCCCCGGCCGCCGTGGGGGCGACCGGGGCTCGGCGGCGCGACGGGCGGCGGGCCGGCCGTCAGTTGATGTAGTACTTCGCGGAGAAGTCGAGCCGCAGGTCGGAGCCCTTCGCGCCCGACCACGTCTCGCGCTCCGCCCAGATGCCCTCCACTCCGAGGTCCACGCCCTTCATCGGCGTGAAGATCGGGCCGAGGTGCCCCTGGTAGACCCACTTGTTGATCCCGAAGCGGCCGCCGTCGAGGCCGTTCGCCCGGGCGAAGTCGACGTAGTCGTTCTGGAAGTCGTGCGTCAGGCCCCCGACGAAGTTGACGCGCACCCAGTCGGCCGCCTTGAGCTGGTAGCCGGCGATGACGCCGACGGCGCGCTCGGTCAGGATCTTCCCGGCCGCCGCGTCGTAGAAGGCGCCCTCGATGTAGTTGAGGTAGCGGCCGATGCCGTCGCCGCCGGTCACGCCGACGGTGAGCGTGTCGCCGGCGTCGCGCACCTTGTAGAGGACGCTCGCCGCGGCGCCCCAGCCGCGGGCCGAGGCGGTCGCGCCGGCGCCGTCGTCGATCCGGAGCTCCTGGGTCATGGCGCGGACGCTGACGGCGCCCCAGTCGAAGCTACGGTCCCAGCGGAGGACCGCGTCGGGGAGGCGCGAGAGGCTGGTCGTCACGATGGCGCCGGTGTGGTCGAGCAGGTAGCTGGACGAGTTCTCCAGGGCGACCGTGAAGGTGCCCCAGGTCTGGGTCGGGTAGCTGTAGCGGATCTGGGGCTGCCGGATGAAGGTGGAGCCGATGGGGCCGTTGAAGTCGACGGTCTCCGGGTAGTTGTCGACGTCCATGAAGGTGGACCAGGTCATGCCGGCGAGCAGCCCGCCGAACTGCCCGTAGGCCTGGCGCACGCGGAAGCCGTAGCTGCTCGTCGCCTGCTGCGTGACGATGTTCCGGGGCGAGCCGTACTGCGCGGTGTCGCCGGTGCGCGGCTCGTTGTTGAAGTCGCCCTCCAGCTTGACGGCGAGGAGGCCGAACCTGGTCGGCGTGCCCGCGTCGAGGCCGAGGCGCGAGGTGCGGGCGGTGAGGTAGTCGCGGTTCTTGCGCTGCGCGTCGGCGCCGCCGTCGAGGGGGAGGTAGGGGGCGAAGGTGGAGTAGTCGATGTCCGAGTTGTCGGCCCGGAACGCGTGGACCCAGTTCAGCTCGGCGAACCCGTAGAGGCGGAGCGAGATCTCGGTGCCGGGGACCCGGAAGCTGCCCGGGAGATCGCCCGCCACCACGGCGTCCTTCTGCTTCACCTCCAGCTCGTCGAGGCGGTCCTTCAGCTCGGCCAGCGCCGGCGCGGGGGCGGCCTCCGCCGTGGCGGGCGCCGGCGCGGCCGCCGCCGCGCGGCCCTTCATCGCCTGGAGCTCCTCCCGCAGGCTCTTCACCTCGGCGCGCAGCGTCTGGAGCTGCGCGTCGGGCTGGGCCGGCTCGGCGGCGGCGGCCACGCCGCCCAGCAGCAGGGCCGCGGTGGAGATGCTCATCAACGGTCGGTACATGCTCACGGTGTCTTCCCCTCTCGCTGGATGCGCCGGGCCGCGCCCGGGCTCTGGAGCCGTCAGTGCAGGATCTGGCCGAGGAACGCCCGGATGCGGTCGTTCTCCTGCCGGTCGAAGAACGCGTCGGGCGGCGCCTCCTGGAGCAGGGCGCCGTGGTCGAAGAAGAGGATGCGATCCCCTACCTCGCGCGCGAACCGCATCTCGTGGGTGACCACGACCATGGTCATCCCGGAGCGGGCGAGGTCCTTCATCACGTCCAGCACCTCGTTGATCATCTCCGGGTCGAGCGCGCTGGTCGGCTCGTCGAAGAGCAGGACCTTGGGGTTCATGGCGAGCGAGCGCGCGATGGCGACGCGCTGCTGCTGACCGCCGGAGAGCTGGAAGGGGTGCTTGTGCGCGTGGTCGGCGAGGCCCACCCGCGTCAGGAGCTCGAGCGCGGCGCGGCGGGCCTCCGCCCGCGGCGTCCGGCGCACGCGGCGCGGGGCCAGCGCCACGTTCTCGAGGGCGGTCAGGTGGGGGAAGAGGTTGAACTGCTGGAAGACCATCCCCACCTCGCGCCGGATCGCGTCGAGGTTCCTCACGCTGTCGTTGAGCTCGATCCCGTCCACCACGATGCGCCCCGAGTCGTGCTTCTCCAGGCGGTTCAGGGTGCGCAGGAAGGTGCTCTTGCCGGAGCCCGAGGCGCCGACGATGACGGCCACCTCGCCCTCGAAGAAGCGGGTGGACACGTCGCGCAGCACGTGGGCGGCGCCGAAGTGCTTGTTCACG
The genomic region above belongs to Anaeromyxobacter diazotrophicus and contains:
- a CDS encoding outer membrane lipoprotein-sorting protein, translating into MTPSTLRAAAATLALALGLPAAALTQPETDALVKLVDQRQHSSGDYKALCYMEAKEKDKTDVVYDLVVYRREAEEKLMLLFTRPKSEAGKGYLRLDKNLWLYDPATGRWERRTERERIGGTDTRRGDLDESRLAEEYTAKWEGDEKLGAYTAHKLLLDVRPGVDVAFPRIRLWIDAATGNVLKRQELALSGRLMRTSYYPKWKKVFSESKGADVWFPEEMRFYDEVEKANSTLILIRQVDLRALDANMFTKAWLESKSR
- a CDS encoding ABC transporter permease; its protein translation is MILVDLQIAGRNLLKHTKRNLLLGGAIATVTLLLVVMGGLTQGMRSAMLESATTLMTGHVNVGGFYKVTSGTSAPLVSDYPRVLADTRRLVPELDYFTVRVRGWAKGVSERASMDLVLGGVDIAQEVAFRRMIQVKEGDLGELAQPNTLLLFEDQARKLEVQVGDVVTLSAPTARGVNNTADLRVAAVARNIGILSSFSAFMPAETLRRLYQLNDTTTGAIHLYLKEPARDSQVAARLRSGLAQAGYRVMDPDPRPYWEKLFAKVNAEDWTGQKLDVTTWEDEMTFLSWILKAILGLTGVLIFILLVIVVVGILNTLAIAIRERTREIGTLRAIGMQRRKVLWLFLLEAALLGLCGTVAGAVAGVALCAAVDAAHLAVPESVQMFLMQQHLTLAVQAKAVLEDVLFVAAVTTLAALLPAFHAARLRPVTAMHHIG
- a CDS encoding ABC transporter permease is translated as MRSRAGAAGVLVQIAFRNLFASRAKTFIVGGIILFGALLVVVGSSLLDTIDRGMRGSIQGSLAGQLQVYDARSKDELALYGGMMGESQLEPIQDFAALKAVLEKVPNVKSVVPMGIDQAMISSGNEFDVALEKLRGDVRRRMAGEATPELAARYEAHKAHVRRMATLLQQELRQARAIADEKLIKERARDTEDLARAVDDRFWAGFDADPLAALEFLENRIAPQSLSGGFTFIRYAGTDLDAYQQAFDRMRIVEGTPVPKGQRGILLGKLYAEDWLKLKTARRLDKIRDALHVQHGRIARDEELQRWVKENQTATRDILLQLDPMQAEEAAARLRQALGSSKTDLHDLLVELFTTDDANFDARYAIFYDRLAPLLQLYMVRVGDTITIKAPSKSGYMSSVNVKVYGFAEFRGLEKSALAGIMSLMDLVSWRDLYGYVTAEKAAEIRAIKQGVGARDISRDAAEAELFGAAPAEAEQAQAVRIEDPELAGVAKKQVDDELFGRVYTQAEIDAGVALNAAVTLRDPGRLRETMREVKAALGAAGMKMKVVDWQQASGMVGQFVSLARIILYTAVFIIFAVALVVINNAMVMATLQRVKEIGTIRAIGAQKRFVLSMLLLETTVVGLAFGAAGAALGAAVVWLIRARGGIPATNDQLYFFYSGPSLVPTLGTASLAVSLLIVMVVSVLSGIYPALIATRVTPLEAMQSDD
- a CDS encoding ABC transporter ATP-binding protein — translated: MAPIVAVEDVSKIYKLGKTEVPALRGVSLSIDAGEFLSIAGPSGSGKTTLLNLIGCVDVPTAGRVLVDGKDTKDLSERALTDLRLHRIGFIFQTFNLVQVLSVFQNVEFPLLLQGGLSRRERDARVRALLEAVGLSEHVLHRPSELSGGQRQRVAVARALVTRPPLVLADEPTANLDSATGGTIIDLMKDMNRRDGTTFVFSTHDPKVMAHATAIVRIADGQVAGREDGAAAAAGGR
- a CDS encoding CPXCG motif-containing cysteine-rich protein; amino-acid sequence: MDAEVQCPYCGEWVTIFVDPGGGPAQSYVEDCPVCCRPWLVHAVEEEPGGFAVALARQDG
- a CDS encoding Smr/MutS family protein, with the protein product MAKKQRDEPFHAPFAKLKARAAPAPARAARPAPPPPPPSAPPREASDDELWSRAVAGVERLAAGPALAAPRVPAPPAQKFWHPDLDALRELEALVSGDAPFDLADTDEFIEGRVPGLDPAIVRRLRRGEFAVQGHLDLHGLTREEAKAAVDGYLKQARSAGKRCVLLVHGRGLHSKDQVPILKEAVKTWFATARFGRHVLAFASARPVDGGAGALYVLLRRAGR
- a CDS encoding DcaP family trimeric outer membrane transporter, whose protein sequence is MSISTAALLLGGVAAAAEPAQPDAQLQTLRAEVKSLREELQAMKGRAAAAAPAPATAEAAPAPALAELKDRLDELEVKQKDAVVAGDLPGSFRVPGTEISLRLYGFAELNWVHAFRADNSDIDYSTFAPYLPLDGGADAQRKNRDYLTARTSRLGLDAGTPTRFGLLAVKLEGDFNNEPRTGDTAQYGSPRNIVTQQATSSYGFRVRQAYGQFGGLLAGMTWSTFMDVDNYPETVDFNGPIGSTFIRQPQIRYSYPTQTWGTFTVALENSSSYLLDHTGAIVTTSLSRLPDAVLRWDRSFDWGAVSVRAMTQELRIDDGAGATASARGWGAAASVLYKVRDAGDTLTVGVTGGDGIGRYLNYIEGAFYDAAAGKILTERAVGVIAGYQLKAADWVRVNFVGGLTHDFQNDYVDFARANGLDGGRFGINKWVYQGHLGPIFTPMKGVDLGVEGIWAERETWSGAKGSDLRLDFSAKYYIN
- a CDS encoding amino acid ABC transporter ATP-binding protein, yielding MSHVHPVPPAAPRRPLILAEGVNKHFGAAHVLRDVSTRFFEGEVAVIVGASGSGKSTFLRTLNRLEKHDSGRIVVDGIELNDSVRNLDAIRREVGMVFQQFNLFPHLTALENVALAPRRVRRTPRAEARRAALELLTRVGLADHAHKHPFQLSGGQQQRVAIARSLAMNPKVLLFDEPTSALDPEMINEVLDVMKDLARSGMTMVVVTHEMRFAREVGDRILFFDHGALLQEAPPDAFFDRQENDRIRAFLGQILH